In one Lolium rigidum isolate FL_2022 chromosome 3, APGP_CSIRO_Lrig_0.1, whole genome shotgun sequence genomic region, the following are encoded:
- the LOC124702788 gene encoding UDP-arabinopyranose mutase 1: MAGTVTVPGSSVPSTPLLKDELDIVIPTIRNLDFLEMWRPFFQPYHLIIVQDGDPSKVIKVPEGFDYELYNRNDINRILGPKASCISFKDSACRCFGYMVSKKKYVFTIDDDCFVAKDPSGKDINALEQHIKNLLSPSTPFFFNTLYDPYREGADFVRGYPFSLREGAPTAVSHGLWLNIPDYDAPTQMVKPRERNSRYVDAVLTIPKGTLFPMCGMNLAFDRQLIGPAMYFGLMGDGQPIGRYDDMWAGWCVKVICDHLSLGVKTGLPYLWHSKASNPFVNLKKEYKGIFWQEDIIPFFQSATLSKECDTVQKCYISLSEQVREKLGKIDPYFVKLADAMVTWIEAWDELNPSAAAASVVAAENGKAAK, encoded by the exons ATGGCGGGGACGGTCACTGTCCCTGGGTCGTCGGTGCCCTCGACGCCGCTGCTCAAGGACGAGCTGGACATCGTGATCCCGACGATCCGCAACCTCGACTTCCTTGAGATGTGGCGCCCCTTCTTCCAGCCGTACCACCTCATCATCGTGCAGGACGGCGACCCCAGCAAGGTCATCAAGGTGCCCGAGGGCTTCGACTACGAGCTCTACAACCGcaacgacatcaaccgcatcctcGGCCCCAAGGCATCATGCATCTCCTTCAAGGACTCCGCCTGCCGCTGCTTCGGCTACATGGTCTCCAAGAAGAAGTACGTCTTCACCATCGACGACGACTGCTTC GTTGCCAAGGACCCATCTGGCAAGGACATCAATGCTCTTGAGCAGCACATCAAGAACCTCCTCAGCCCGTCCACCCCCTTTTTCTTCAACACCTTGTATGACCCCTACCGTGAAGGAGCAGACTTTGTCCGTGGATACCCCTTCAGCCTTAGGGAGGGTGCCCCCACTGCTGTATCCCACGGCCTGTGGCTCAACATCCCTGACTATGATGCACCCACACAGATGGTCAAGCCACGTGAGAGGAACAGCAG GTATGTTGATGCTGTCCTGACTATTCCCAAGGGAACACTATTCCCCATGTGTGGCATGAACCTTGCCTTCGACCGTCAGCTCATTGGCCCTGCAATGTACTTTGGCCTCATGGGTGATGGACAGCCTATCGGTCGCTACGATGACATGTGGGCTGGATGGTGTGTGAAG GTCATCTGCGACCACTTGAGCCTGGGAGTGAAGACTGGCCTGCCATACCTGTGGCACAGCAAGGCTAGCAACCCCTTCGTGAACCTGAAGAAGGAGTACAAGGGCATCTTCTGGCAGGAGGACATCATTCCATTCTTCCAGAGCGCCACCCTCTCCAAGGAGTGTGACACAGTCCAGAAGTGCTACATCTCACTGTCGGAGCAGGTCAGGGAGAAGCTTGGCAAGATTGACCCTTACTTCGTGAAGCTTGCTGATGCCATGGTCACCTGGATTGAAGCCTGGGATGAGCTGAAcccatctgctgctgctgcttctgttGTTGCTGCTGAGAATGGGAAGGCGGCCAAGTAG